CGTAATCTTTAAAGTTTTCAGACTTAATTTTTAGCCTAAACTCCTCGCTTTCTTTTGGTTCTTCTAATTCAGCAATTAAATCATTTAGACTCTTTCCTGCTAATCTTAATTGAGCTAATTTAATGATAATTTTAGTCACTAAATAAGCACCATCATCGAGAAAATAATTCTCTCGCATCGCTCCATGTCCAGAAGTTTCTATCGCTAACCAAGATTCTTGTCCTAGTTGATTTAACCTCACCGCTTCGTTAATCACATTTTTATAACCTCTTTGGAAACGGTGGTGAATTCCCGCCAAATTGTGCTCAATAAATTTAGTCAAACCATCAGAAGTGATCGAATCTGTAACTATAGTAGAACCAGGATGTTCTGCGAGAACAATACCTGAAATCAAAGCAATTAAGCGATTTCTATTGAGTTCTTTTCCCGTAGAATCTACTGCCGCAGCCCTATCTACATCCGTATCAAAGATAATCCCCAAATCTGCTTGATATTCCCTTACAGCCGCACAAATAGAAGCCATAGCCTCTTTATTTTCTGGATTAGGAATATGATTAGGAAAATTCCCATCGGGGTCTAAAAATTGACTTCCCGTTGTGTCAGCGCCGAGAGGTTTTAAGACCTTTTCTACGTAAAAACCTCCAGCACCATTGCCCGCATCTACGATAATTTTTAAACCCTGAAGTGGTTGTTTAAAATTTTCAGGATGATTAACTTCCCGACGGATTTTTTCGACAAATTGATTAGCGTAAACCGAAATAAAGTCTCGCTGTTCAACCTTAGTATCATTTTGAGCTGCTAATAACAGAATCTCCCCAATATCTTGCTTATCTAAACCACCTTTGGGGGTAAAAAATTTGAGACCATTACGATTAAAAGGTAAATGACTTGCGGTAAGCATAATAGCA
The window above is part of the Gloeocapsa sp. PCC 73106 genome. Proteins encoded here:
- a CDS encoding phosphomannomutase/phosphoglucomutase, whose protein sequence is MENFNWNQLQNGSDIRGVALEGVPDESVNLTPEVTRRLGKAFAQWVATTTGKSPEALTISLGRDSRISGPQLMQAVTAGITSLGAQVYDFGIASTPAMFMSTITEGFNCDGAIMLTASHLPFNRNGLKFFTPKGGLDKQDIGEILLLAAQNDTKVEQRDFISVYANQFVEKIRREVNHPENFKQPLQGLKIIVDAGNGAGGFYVEKVLKPLGADTTGSQFLDPDGNFPNHIPNPENKEAMASICAAVREYQADLGIIFDTDVDRAAAVDSTGKELNRNRLIALISGIVLAEHPGSTIVTDSITSDGLTKFIEHNLAGIHHRFQRGYKNVINEAVRLNQLGQESWLAIETSGHGAMRENYFLDDGAYLVTKIIIKLAQLRLAGKSLNDLIAELEEPKESEEFRLKIKSENFKDYGKMVIENLQKFAETQSDWQVVPKNYEGVRVACQSPAENGWFLLRLSLHDPVIPINIESNVTQGVGKIADRLKSFLKSYELLDLSAFD